The window TCGGCAAGACGGTACAGGGGGTCGCCGCCTGTGAACTTCTGCGCCGCACCATGGGCATCCGCCGGGTGCTGGTAGTCTGCCCGGCTTCCCTCAAGGGCGAATGGGAGGAGCAGATCGCCAAGTTCACCGATCTGGACTCGCGCATCATCCAGGGATCGCGCGCCCAACGCCTGCGCCAGTACGGGGAGCCCGCCTTCTTCACGCTCGCCAACTACGAGCAGGTTCGTCCCGATGCGGAGGAGATCAACACCATCCTGGCGCCGGATGTCATCATCCTCGACGAGGCGCAGCGGATCAAGAACTGGCAGACCCGCACGGCAAGCTCGATCAAACGATTGAAGAGCCCCTACGCCTTCGTGCTCACCGGCACGCCATTGGAAAACCGCATCGACGAGATCTATTCAATCGTCCAGTTTCTCGATCCGTCCATCTTCGGCCCCCTGTTCCGCTTCAACCGCGACTTTTACGAACTGGACGAGCGGGGACGCGCCATCGGTTACAAGAATCTCGACCGCCTCCACGAGCGACTTCGGCCCGTCATGCTGCGGCGCCGGAAGGGCGACGTGGAGGGACAGCTGCCGGGACGCACGGTGAATACCTATTTCGTCCCCATGCACAAGGAACAAAGCCTGCGCTACGAGGAGTATGAGACGAAGGCGGCGCGCCTGGCCGCCATGGCGAGGCACCGTCCATTGAAGAAGGAGGAGATGGAGCAACTCCAGCGGAACCTGGCCTGCATGCGCATGATCTGCGACACGCCCTATATTCTCGACCAGGAGTGCCGCATCGCCCCCAAGTTGAAGGAACTGGACAACATTCTCAAGGAGATCATGGAGGACCGCGAGCACAAGATCATCGTCTTCTCCGAGTGGGAACGCATGCTCAGACTGCTGCGCGAGCAACTCGGGGATTCGGGCCTGGAGCCAGCCTGGCATACCGGCAAGGTCCCACAGGCGAAACGCCGTGCGGAGATCCGCCGGTTCAGGGAAGACCCCGAATGCCGCATGTTTCTCTCCACGGACTCGGGGGCCTTGGGGCTTAACCTTCAGGTAGCCGACGTGGTGATCAACCTCGACCTGCCCTGGAATCCGGCCAGGCTGGAGCAACGGATCGCCCGTGCCTGGCGCAAGCACCAGAAACGTCCGGTGCAAGTGATCAATCTGGTCACCGAGGATTCCATCGAGCATCGCATGATGTCCCTCCTCGAACAGAAGCGTTCCCTCGCCGAGGGCGTGGTGGACGGAAAAGGCGGGAAGGAGATGTCACTGCCATCCGGTCGCGCCGCCTTTCTGGAGCGTGTGGGCAGCCTGTTCGCGGAGGAACCGAGGCCCGTCCGGGCAAAGGCCGCCGATCCGTTCCAGCAAGTGGTCGAAGAGATCGAGTCCCGTTCGAAGGAACATCTCGACCTGATCGAATTGCATGGCGAGGGCGATGACCGGACCCTCGTGGTGGTGTCCGACCGG of the Gammaproteobacteria bacterium genome contains:
- a CDS encoding DEAD/DEAH box helicase, encoding MAKTKRVKSRKRPQGRPRPPGWLTTDADEIERRRQRGLDEAFHIEPLTSDDPFYGVYRVRSDNGQAYRVEIRSLAEAINTCDCPDHRINGLGTCKHVEATLHRLKKGRVRAFGAAAFKGCPTIEIFQDRRDSGIRVRWSAGAQRRSRLRDLLAPFFGDDNTLVGDPLDTLPALQRAIDAAPAAVRGRIRASRELNAWLETMDRREQQVRARRHFETEVAAGNASLDLVKVPLYPYQQAGMLHLAFTGRALLADEMGLGKTVQGVAACELLRRTMGIRRVLVVCPASLKGEWEEQIAKFTDLDSRIIQGSRAQRLRQYGEPAFFTLANYEQVRPDAEEINTILAPDVIILDEAQRIKNWQTRTASSIKRLKSPYAFVLTGTPLENRIDEIYSIVQFLDPSIFGPLFRFNRDFYELDERGRAIGYKNLDRLHERLRPVMLRRRKGDVEGQLPGRTVNTYFVPMHKEQSLRYEEYETKAARLAAMARHRPLKKEEMEQLQRNLACMRMICDTPYILDQECRIAPKLKELDNILKEIMEDREHKIIVFSEWERMLRLLREQLGDSGLEPAWHTGKVPQAKRRAEIRRFREDPECRMFLSTDSGALGLNLQVADVVINLDLPWNPARLEQRIARAWRKHQKRPVQVINLVTEDSIEHRMMSLLEQKRSLAEGVVDGKGGKEMSLPSGRAAFLERVGSLFAEEPRPVRAKAADPFQQVVEEIESRSKEHLDLIELHGEGDDRTLVVVSDRVDDALRDALARRLESLFPEKAPRLTLLDRATQASIQELIAAGVLQSAPDPARTLYRAETTPDDGGQARRLAEALDHIARGRHKQRMAAVLNDGGFPGEALAPMREAVDIALQALVIWRGHDAGEPPSLGLIDSSLVHEDLLAPADITLIARMREESSGQDEVRSREMLAQGRALFARAVSQLESAK